The Methanocella arvoryzae MRE50 DNA window CTGCGTGGTCGAATCGCTGGGAGAGAGTTTCGTGGACGGCATCATGGCGCCGCTGCTCTACTTTACGCTGTTCGGGCTGCCGGGGGCGCTGGCGTACAGGGCGATCAACACCCTCGACTCCATGGTAGGCTACAAAGATGAAAAGCACCGGGAAATGGGCTTCGCCTCCGCAAAGATGGACGACCTGGTGAACTACATACCTGCCAGGCTGTCGTTATTATTGATCTCGGTCGCTGCAATTGCTACCGGGCATCCGCTCCGGGCAGTAAAAATCGGGCTCCGCGATGCCAGGAAACCGCCCAGTACGAACTCAGGCTTCCCCATGGCCACTTTCGCAGGCGGCCTCGGCGTCCGGCTGGAAAAGCTGAACTACTACGTGCTGGGAGAAGGTCTGAAGCCGTGTGCCGTAAGCGACATACCGAGGGCGATCTGGTTTAACCGGATTATTTCTGCGCTGCTACTTGTCATCATACTTGCTATTATGGTAATGACGGGACTGCCATTCGACTGGGGGGTTTTCACGTGGCCGGCAATCTACTGAACGGCCTGCGGGCGGCTATCGCCTTTCTGACTACCCTGCCGGTGAGAATCGTCGACGGGGACTACGATGCTTTCGCTGATCGACAGTACCTCTTCATCCCCGTGGCGATCGTAACAGGCCTGCTCCTCGGCGTTGCGGGTACTCTCTTCCAGTGTATACTGCCAGCGCCGTTTGCAGCAGTGCTAACTGTGGCCTGCATCTTTCTGTTGACCGGCATCAACCACCTTGACGGCCTCTCCGACTTCGGGGACGGGCTGATAGCCTCCGGCCCGAGAGAGAAGAAGGTCAGGGCAATGAAAGACGTGCACGCCGGCGCCGGCGGCCTGCTCTTCATGGCCATGGACCTCCTGTTCTTGTTCGCTCTGGCCATGACGTTCGCAGGCTCGCCCACATGGCTGTTCGTGCCGCTGCTGGTGGCGGAGGGCTGCGCTAAAGTAGCTCAGATTACTATTATTGCGTTCGGTAAAAGCGCCCACGAGGGAATGGGCTCGTACATGATCGCCCGGATGAAGAAAGAGCACTACCTGGCTGCAGTGATCGGCGCATGGATAGCCATCGGCATTGCAATAATCGGCGCAGCCATCATCCCGGGCGGAGGCAATCCGCTGCGTGTCATTATGGCTGGAGGGCTGGCCATGCTGTCACCGCTGGCTGTCGCACTGATCATCCTTATTATATCCGATCGCAACTTCGGCGGAGTCAACGGCGACGTGATCGGCGCCGCCAACGAGATAGCCAGAATTGCTGCTCTGGGCGTAATGGGGGCGGTGCTCTGGATGCGCTTTTAATGGCGGGCGGCAGAGGAGTACGGCTGAACAGCGGTGAAAAGCCGCTGGCAGAGCTGAAAGGTAAGCCGCTCATCGCTTACGTGATAGACGCATTATTGAAGTCCCGGGAAATTGGCCATGTATACGTGGCAGTATCACAGTGGACTCCCTGCACTTGCGTGCTGGTGAAAGAACGATACCGGGATGAAAAACGTGTATCCGTACACATGACTCCCGGGGCAGGCTACATCGACGACACAGTCCACGCGGTTAAGACGC harbors:
- a CDS encoding cobalamin biosynthesis protein, which codes for MIISFMLEAFILALLIDLFIGEPRTYAHPVVWIGTLIGYLKERAPKRFRFAFGFFLMAFSVTLFVVAGCALSILSYMISPVLGLLVTGYLLKSTFSLSFLWGISREIYEDLKYGRFDLAKAKLPALVGRDVSKLNEGQMSSCVVESLGESFVDGIMAPLLYFTLFGLPGALAYRAINTLDSMVGYKDEKHREMGFASAKMDDLVNYIPARLSLLLISVAAIATGHPLRAVKIGLRDARKPPSTNSGFPMATFAGGLGVRLEKLNYYVLGEGLKPCAVSDIPRAIWFNRIISALLLVIILAIMVMTGLPFDWGVFTWPAIY
- the cobS gene encoding adenosylcobinamide-GDP ribazoletransferase codes for the protein MAGNLLNGLRAAIAFLTTLPVRIVDGDYDAFADRQYLFIPVAIVTGLLLGVAGTLFQCILPAPFAAVLTVACIFLLTGINHLDGLSDFGDGLIASGPREKKVRAMKDVHAGAGGLLFMAMDLLFLFALAMTFAGSPTWLFVPLLVAEGCAKVAQITIIAFGKSAHEGMGSYMIARMKKEHYLAAVIGAWIAIGIAIIGAAIIPGGGNPLRVIMAGGLAMLSPLAVALIILIISDRNFGGVNGDVIGAANEIARIAALGVMGAVLWMRF